From the Bdellovibrionales bacterium genome, the window GGCACACAAAAACCACCAAAATCAGTACGATCAATTTTTTCATAAAACCTCCATCCAAAACTCGATCAAATATATTTAAAAAACACCTTTAACGTACTCTTCCATCTACAAATAAAAATCTATTCTTTCGAAACCACGATAGTCTGGATCAATTCCTCAGGTCTTCCAAAACTAAAACAATGGGTTGTGCTGTCCACATCCCTCAATGCCGATCCCGAAAAAGAACAAACTACTATTCACTGGTCCTGACAATTCCTGAACCTAACAACCCGCTGCCTACAATGCCGCGAACAGGGAGAAAACAATTCACAACGAACCATACGGGTTCCTGACACATAATTCTCTTGGCGGTTAATTACTCAATGCATTTATATAATGTCAAGCGTCAAGTCTGTGTCGACGTAAAGAAAACTGCAATAATCATACATGACAGAACGCAGAATCCAGGGTCCAAAAAGGAAGTCACCTACTTGCGCAAGCAACTAGAAGGCAAAAATATAGCCAAAGCAAAAAAAGGAGGCCTGAACCAAGAAAACTTCTGCGCGTCTTTTTACCTTCAATGAAGGCTGCGCGACTTATTACTTTCTTCCTCGCTCTATAGTTATTGGCTCTCAAACTTCCAACACAAAGGTGCGTTCCGCTCCAGACTTCTGGGATTCGTGTTTAAACTGGAGTGCTCGTTGTTATACGTCTCGTATCCTTGAACTTAATCGATTCCCCCGAACCTTGCCGACTCTCGCGCCTGAGATAAAGACCCCCTCTTTAGAGCCTCCTTTGGAATCGAAGAACGGTCCTTGCGTTGCTATTTTTCACGGTCACCTTTGCTCGGAATGGGATATCAAAATAGTGGACATTTTGCCATAACAGGGCTACCAAAGACTAGAAAAACAGAGTTTATTGAAGTCTATATGGGCTCGCGGTGTTTTATTGGCTTCGGGCAAGTATACGTGCCGCTTTGACGGCACTCCTTGCTGCCGAGGAGAAAAAATGACTACCTATTGCTACCTGTTGCAAAAAAATGAATATCAAACGGGAAGGCTTGTTTGAGCTGCTCGCATTTTGTTTACCCATACACAAAAAAGCCAGATGACCAGGAGGGCAGTCGCCAAAATAATAGTCCAACCCATATTCATGGCCCTAATTATGCACTATGGTATCCAATATGAACAGACTGCGAATGACGCGCATATTGATGCTATTTGTAGTGACATTTATTGGCCTGCCTGTACTGGCTCAAGACAGTGTAACCAAAATTATATTGCCAATCTCTCGCGTAAAAATGCAGGGCCATACTACTCTTTGCTGGGTTTATTCGACCCTAGGAACCATTGAAACGAACTATCTCCTTGGTCATCCTGGACAATCCATCGATCTTTCCCCTTCCGCCCTTCAATTACAAACTTGGAAGGACCGCTATCTGCGTCGCCTTGATGGAACCGAAGAGCGCTTGATTGAATCTGGAGCGGCAATCGACGCGATTTCATTAATTCGAACTTATGGGCTCTTTCCCGAGGAGAGCTTCGCACGTCCAGTCAAACAATGGGATCGCGAGCCATTAGACCCATTCGGATACAATAACAATCCTTTTACCTTTCAGTCATTGAACGCTTTATTGAGCCAGATGTTCGGATCTCTGCCTCAAATCATAGAGTGGCAATCATTTTCGTGTTCACCTCGAGATTTTGCTTCCCTTATTTTGGGCGAAAGCACCTGGAAAGCGTATGGCGTTTCAAGAAATGGAAAATCCGGCGAGGGTGCTCACTGGGACATCGATGCTCGCAAAGGAGCCCTTGCCATTTATCTGCCCTTAAATGAAATTTTAAAACTTATAAGAAAATCTCTGGAACACGGACATGCGATGGTCGTTTCTTTTGGCCCTACTGATTTGAATGAGGGAGGCCACGCCGTGCAGGTTTACGGTGCAGAATATGATAGCCAGGGTAATCCTGTCCTTTACCACATCAAAGATTCTAACCAACGTGATGATCCGCGACAGAACATCTGGTCCATGGACGCGGAAGGCTTCAATTCGATACTGCGCGGAATAACAACTATATCTCTCGATTAAACGAACGTAACTGCTCCCTTGGTTATGCGAAAAAACCACCAAGGCCCCTAGTGTCCTAAGACAAAAACGGGCCACCGGCTTCAAACCTCTGCGGAAGTATTCTTGGTTCAGGCCTCCTTTTTTTTGCTTTAGCTATATTTTTTCATTCTAGTTGTTCGCGCAAGTAGGTGACTTCATTTTATGGAGCAACAGGGATCAAATGAAATCTTGTCCAATCTTCAACCTTCATATTTGCTTTGATTGGCACCTGTATTTTATCTCCTTCTCCTGTGGCATAAGAGTCTAATTGAAGCAAAAGCTGATTTACATTAGTTGTTAAAAGCTCGAATTCAAAAACTTTTTCGTAACCAGTATTTTCTATCTTAACTGGGGTATACTCCTTACCGTCAAAAACAATTTTCAGCTTGTGGCAAATACCCGGCTTTTTAAAGTTGATAAAATTCTCTACCCTACAACCTATTTTAAAATTTCTAGATTCCAACTCAAACTGATTTTCACTTAAATAGAAAATTGGAAAAAAAGGAATAATTATCCCAAATGTATAGTTCCCAGTTGCCGAGTTAAGGATTTCCATTCTCACACGTCCGACATTCTTGCCATTCTTTTTTAGGAAGTCAGACCAGTAAACATTACCTGGGAAAATTGCAGATATTGATTTTTTACCATATTGAGATTCCATATCCTTAAAATAGATATCACGACGAACCGTGGTACAGCTGGAAACAAAAATTACAAAAAGAATAAGTGATAACCTACTAATCATCGAGTAGAATTACCTCACACCTTCATGAAGAGTGCAAGGTAAGACCCTCACAGATCCCGGCGTGCGAATTTCCCGCACCGGGCTCTTCAAAATTTGATTCAACAACATTTCAGTAAGCATTTTGTTTACCCATACACAAAAATCGCGCAATAAAATATCAGAGATCCAATCAGCTACTACTGCACACATAGCGCCTTATAACTTTCGCTGGGATTTTATGGTTGTGTGCTCATCTCACAATTTGTGGCGTTCAGCTCGAGATTTCTGGTCTTCATGTTTAAACTCAAGTATCCGTAGCAATTCTCATGCGATGCTCTTCGTCCTTGAGAGCCTTGACCCCGGATCCCATCCACTCTCTTTTGCCTGAGCGAGCATTGGTATATTTCACTGTCCGCTTTTTGATTTATGGCAAAATCGGGGAAAATTGTTAGTAAATTATCGAGCGCGAATAAAATATCCATGTCCATTTGATCCATCCAAGATTATCTTGAGATGTTTTGGAGTTTTTTTGCCTAAACGCATGGGTAAATCAGTATTTTGTATAATTCTAAAAGGTTTTTCTCAATATCATCAAAAAAAGATCAGAAAAGAGAGGACTATGACTGGATCGAGATGCTATGGAAGCTAAGTTTGAGAGCCTCGGAGGAGGACTTGAGAAACGCCGATAAGCCAAAAAAATCAAATAGTTGAATCTTCATCTTGATGCGGATATATAATCTTAACGGGCGGGGAGAGCCTTTTGGGCCTCGGATTCTGCACTTAAATATGTCTGATTATGTGGCTCGTCTCAAATTTGTTAGCAAGTCAGATATAACCGCTTCTGTGACTCATCAATGATCTTCCGATAACAATTGCATAAAATCCTAAATTAGGATATCATGATTCGAGCTAAGGAGTTCTGATGGGAGTTAAAAACGTCAAATTATTAAAAGTTCCTGCTAATGGCCAAATCAGTATTGGCAAGGCTTGGGCTGGCAGACAGATTTTGGTCGAGGAACTCGATGGCAACGAAATACGAATTTCATCGGGGACGTTTATTCCTGATTCGCAGAAGGTGTTTCATACCAAAGAGGCTAATGAATCTTTGAATGAATTTAATGAGTGGGAATCAAAAAGAAGGCCAAAGGCGACAGACACGAAGAAATTATTTGCTTCTCTAAGAAAGAAGAAGTGATCGTGTGAAGTCAAAGAAGACGGAAAAGAAGTCGACTCCTAAGAGTGTTTCGTCTGTATCTACGCAGCATGAACTGATTGAATGCGATTTGGAATTTCCACGGTTTATTGTGGAACTGTCTGAGCTTAATTCTCCAGAGCTCGATCTACTCGAGGCCACCCTTGAAAAAATCAAGCAAATGACCTGGGATCAGGTATATAAGACCTCATCGAGAACCCAAAAGCGAGGTCTTAACTGGGAGCCTATTGAGGGCCAGGTCACGCAGTCAGGTAAAACCATAGGCTCCATCCGAATATCAAAAAAGTTTCGTGCCCGGGTTTGCCGAGATGGAAAATTCATGGTTTTCATTTCCCTACATCCGGATCATGACAGTGCTTATGATGAAAGTGGTGGCGAGGACCTTTAGCTTCCACAGCGCCTTTATTGCGAGGGTCCGTACCCTGAATGTGGCACATCCCGCAGTACGACTGAATGGGTTTTAAAATTCGAGTGCCGATGAGGCCTCGAAAAATTTCAATAAGACTTAAAAAATAGAATAGTTAAATCACTCTCTTAACCCGAGAGCGAGAGAGTCATGTCCACGCAACTAAATACTTCCGCAGCACGTGAAGTATATAAAAAAACTCGGCGAACTTGTAGCCTCAGGAAAATTTAAGGATCAAACAAGCGCAATTGAAGCTGCGATCGAACGACTCTAAGGTTCCGCTCAAGGTAGGGCATTGAATAAAGCTCTACCTGTGCAAAATTTCATCTGAAGAACTGGAGCTTGAGGTTCGAGAACTCAGAAAAGAAAATGAGTATCTGAACAAAGTCAGCGATGTTCTAAAAAAAAGCCTAGGGATTATATCAAAGGATCAAATGAGAAATTCCAAATGATTTTCGATCTTTCAAATGAAGTTCCTATCATCCGGCTATGCAGACATTTTGGAGTGAGCACCAGCGGGTATTACCAGTGGAAAAAAATGGCCAGTTGAAATCCATGGCGAGAAAAATGGAAATCTGCAAGAAAATTGAGGAGATTTTCAAGGCGAGTAAAAGTACTTATGGGTCACCTAGGATCTTTCATGAGCTGAGAAGCGAGGGGTTCTCTGTAAGTGAAAATACTGTCGCGAAGTATATGAGGGAGATGGGATTGGATGCTAGGTTAAAGAAGAAATATCGAGTGAGAACGACTAATTCGAACCACGAGGGTCCAATTGCTCCACGAGTTTTCAGGATCGAGGATGATCTGCCTAAAGAGTCTAATCAGGTCTTGGCCGGAGATATAACCTATCTAAGATTTGGATCTGGCTTTTTCTATCTGGCCATAGTTCTCGATGTTTGTACCCGAAAAGTTGTGGGTTGGTCGGTCACTGACAGTTTGGAAACCACCGGAGTCTTAAATGCTCTGCGGATGGCGTTGGCTAATTGCAGAAATAGGGCGAACATCGTCTTCCACTCGGACCGCGGAATTCAGTACGCGAGCAAATTATTTTTGGCTTTGCTGAACAAAAATAATGTGATTCCGAGCATGAGTCGCAAGGGAAACTGTTACGATAATTCGATTGTTGAGAGTTGGTTCAAGTCATTCAAGTCTGAGTGGCTTTACCGTCATGACTACAAAACAGAAGCGGAGTTGAGAACCTTGGTTTTTGAGTATATTGAAATCTGGTACAACAAAAAGAGATTGCATTCATCGCTTGGCTATCAGAGTCCTTTAGAGTATGAGTCAACACTAAACGTAAATGCCGCCTGAGAAACTATCCACTTTTTCTGGGGAATTCCAAGCCAGTTCCATTTATCGAGAAAGAAAAGGTGTGATATTTCTCATCGTTGATGGATCCCCTCTGATTGTCTCGATAAGGCTCATAGCCTATTGAAAGCAAAAAATGTTTGGAACTTCCAATTTCTAAACCGCGACTATTCCTGGGGTTAGCTCAATTGAGTATTCTTTGGGATTTATGTCAGGTAAATCATTTTTGAAAAAGGGTCCGGAGTATTTGAGAAATCTATCAAAACCACCCATCGCCTTTCCTACTGGCTAATAATTACAATCGCCACGTATGGTTTGCTCAAAAGTGGGTATCGTCAGAAAGTTGAAACAATAGATTTTAGATTTTAGATTTTAGATTTTATATTTTGATTTTATATTTTTGAAATATATCGGGCGGCGGGCTCGTCGCAAGGGGTGGGGAGCATGAACAGGGCGAATGTCATCTTGGCGTGGGTTTTATCCTGTCATGTTTTCATGCATCTATCTCTCGAGGCTTCAGCTGAACCTACTGAAACAGTGGATGTTGTGATTATAGGAGCTGGGGCTTCAGGTTTGACCGCAGCCAAAGAATTGAGCGACGAGAATATTCTCTACACTGTTTTGGAAGCCTCTTCTCGCGTTGGAGGAAGAATTAGAACTGACCCATTCCCGTTTGGTTTAAATATCATTTCCAATGCGGGCGCCGAGCTGATAGATAGCACTCATTGCGACGCTATTGGCCTCATAGAGGGACTGGGTTGTGAGCTTGTGGAACGGCCAAGAAAAGGCCTTGATATTTTTGAAATAAAGGGTCAGTTCTATAGTTGGGCAGATTTGACAGAAGAGATATTTGATACTGAATTGAATGCGCTCAGCAAGATTCAGCAAATAATCTCTGCTGCTCAGAGTAGCTTGCACGAGCACCGTGAGTTAGACGAGAAGAGCGCAGCCAGTGTTCTCCTTCTGATTGAGAATGCGCCGCTTTTGAAAGGACTCATCGAAACTTTACTGTTATCTGAATACGGTCTGCCGCTTTCTCAGCTTTCAGGTGCGATTCTTTCCGAGGTTATACACATAGATATAGAAGGCAAATGGATTGGACTCCTTCCCCAGAACGATGAAAGGTATATTGTAAAGGGCGGAACACAGATTTTTATTGATCGACTTTCAGATCGCTTGGGAAGGCAGATTCGGCTTAACCACCAGGTTACGGACATTATGGAAAACAGCGATGGGAGTTTTTTGGTTCGCTACAAGAATGGTGGAATAGTAAAAAATATCCAAACCAAAATCTTGGTATCGTCAGTCCCTTCATTTCAGTGGGTTAATATAAATCTACATGGTGATTCATTCAGTGGGATAAAGGCGGAAAAGGCCAGACAATTTGCTAGCAACGGCAAACTTATTCTGTATTTTTCAAAACGAATTTGGGAAGACTACAATATTTCTGGTAACGGAATGCTTGAAATGTTTTCTGCGTAAATGTGGGATAGTTCAGTTTTACAAGATACCTCATTTGGAAGTCTAACCCTTTATTTTTCAGACAAAATTCTCGAAACAAGTTCAGATGATGAAAGACTCTTATTATCAAAACGGATCCTCATTGAACTTGAGAGAATAATTCCGGGAATAACTCAGTATTTTATTCACGCGCGCTACTACTCTTGGCCCTCATCCTATTCGGATGCTCCTCGACCAGGAGAGAAAATGCTCCAGAAAAATATCGTCTCTCGGACTGGTCGATTTTTTAGAATCGGAGAAGAGCATGACGATCTATCGCAGGGGTATGTTAATGGCGCTGTTCGCTCAGCTAAGACAGTAGTGAAAGATGTCCTTTATTCTCTAGGTTTGCACAAGAGTTCTTCATGTCGATCGG encodes:
- a CDS encoding IdeS/Mac family cysteine endopeptidase (This family includes IgM or IgG-cleaving cysteine proteases.) — translated: MTRILMLFVVTFIGLPVLAQDSVTKIILPISRVKMQGHTTLCWVYSTLGTIETNYLLGHPGQSIDLSPSALQLQTWKDRYLRRLDGTEERLIESGAAIDAISLIRTYGLFPEESFARPVKQWDREPLDPFGYNNNPFTFQSLNALLSQMFGSLPQIIEWQSFSCSPRDFASLILGESTWKAYGVSRNGKSGEGAHWDIDARKGALAIYLPLNEILKLIRKSLEHGHAMVVSFGPTDLNEGGHAVQVYGAEYDSQGNPVLYHIKDSNQRDDPRQNIWSMDAEGFNSILRGITTISLD
- a CDS encoding IS3 family transposase, whose amino-acid sequence is MQTFWSEHQRVLPVEKNGQLKSMARKMEICKKIEEIFKASKSTYGSPRIFHELRSEGFSVSENTVAKYMREMGLDARLKKKYRVRTTNSNHEGPIAPRVFRIEDDLPKESNQVLAGDITYLRFGSGFFYLAIVLDVCTRKVVGWSVTDSLETTGVLNALRMALANCRNRANIVFHSDRGIQYASKLFLALLNKNNVIPSMSRKGNCYDNSIVESWFKSFKSEWLYRHDYKTEAELRTLVFEYIEIWYNKKRLHSSLGYQSPLEYESTLNVNAA
- a CDS encoding FAD-dependent oxidoreductase, which gives rise to MNRANVILAWVLSCHVFMHLSLEASAEPTETVDVVIIGAGASGLTAAKELSDENILYTVLEASSRVGGRIRTDPFPFGLNIISNAGAELIDSTHCDAIGLIEGLGCELVERPRKGLDIFEIKGQFYSWADLTEEIFDTELNALSKIQQIISAAQSSLHEHRELDEKSAASVLLLIENAPLLKGLIETLLLSEYGLPLSQLSGAILSEVIHIDIEGKWIGLLPQNDERYIVKGGTQIFIDRLSDRLGRQIRLNHQVTDIMENSDGSFLVRYKNGGIVKNIQTKILVSSVPSFQWVNINLHGDSFSGIKAEKARQFASNGKLILYFSKRIWEDYNISGNGMLEMFSA